From the genome of Spinacia oleracea cultivar Varoflay chromosome 2, BTI_SOV_V1, whole genome shotgun sequence, one region includes:
- the LOC130467384 gene encoding uncharacterized protein, giving the protein MTTGEMTIAEMKAAYEKAQAELAQERASIETLQKELESVKSNKHQSRYKGGKPKKLTFEMPDDFEDVTDDEEETREEEDKEAPDPVTQRLNKMDARMTKHYSRLMKLMTRFPGAPTPVETEPTDGYAASPFCEAIARVTVPHTLRLPTWTTLYDGTSDPYRHVNFYKQRMWQIGIPHDLVEHVMCKSFGGTLDGAALEWLTNVPPRSISCLSDLINAFYQQFASSRQLEKQTSDLYRTAIEAFKRGLIPNSELYREITKYPCATFEEVRSRATAQMRIEDDEVIRTASQRSTGGSSDRRSYTPRNNNWRHQPYVRQNQVQSVNQYYDTNNVYRNERVEHPNISDYGFNVDIGGVVNALQNVGGTVRWPRKNDRPDSMKDMSKWCDFHRDNGHTTEECISLRKEVAYLLKRGHLKELLSDKGKETFSKEQTTLPGPATSSERPDPPPFNKVVNVISGGSDICGLTSSAAKKINRGESETVEEGQTEDEVALHRSLTAMAITFDDSDSVDTQREHHDGLVISLPIGNALIKRILVDNGSSANVLFLEALQEMGLEEKNIVRRSTVLVGFSGEALRTVGEISLPTYAEGVNMMTKFNVVDCPSAYNVILGRPWIHKMKAVPSTYHQSIKFPTKWGVMEIKGQQRDAKKCYETALKPSKSPI; this is encoded by the exons ATGACTACTGGAGAGATGACGATCGCAGAGATGAAGGCGGCTTACGAGAAAGCCCAAGCCGAACTAGCCCAAGAGAGGGCATCCATTGAAACCCTCCAGAAAGAGCTCGAATCTGTAAAGAGCAACAAGCACCAGTCCCGCTACAAAGGTGGGAAGCCAAAAAAGCTAACGTTCGAGATGCCCGATGACTTTGAAGACGTGACCGACGATGAGGAGGAAACCCGTGAGGAAGAAGACAAAGAAGCTCCCGATCCGGTGACCCAACGCCTGAACAAGATGGATGCACGCATGACAAAGCACTATTCCCGCCTGATGAAGTTGATGACCAGGTTCCCCGGGGCACCTACACCAGTGGAGACCGAGCCGACCGACGGATATGCCGCGTCGCCGTTCTGCGAAGCGATCGCTAGAGTGACGGTTCCGCACACACTCCGGCTCCCAACCTGGACCACCCTGTACGACGGGACATCCGACCCCTATAGGCACGTCAACTTCTACAAGCAGCGCATGTGGCAGATCGGGATTCCGCACGACCTAGTGGAACATGTTATGTGCAAATCATTCGGCGGCACCCTTGATGGAGCAGCGTTGGAATGGCTCACGAACGTCCCTCCCAGATCCATCTCCTGTCTGTCCGACCTCATCAACGCCTTCTATCAACAATTCGCCAGCAGTCGCCAGTTAGAAAAACAAACCAGTGATCTCTATCG GACTGCTATTGAGGCGTTCAAGAGAGGCCTCATCCCCAATTCGGAGCTATACCGGGAaataaccaaatacccctgtgCAACTTTCGAAGAGGTGCGATCAAGGGCCACCGCCCAGATGCGAATCGAAGACGACGAGGTTATCCGAACAGCATCTCAACGATCGACGGGGGGCAGCAGCGACAGAAGATCGTACACCCCAAGGAACAACAATTGGCGACACCAACCGTATGTTCGGCAAAACCAGGTACAAAGTGTCAATCAGTATTATGATACTAACAATGTTTACAGGAACGAGCGGGTCGAACACCCCAACATCTCCGACTACGGCTTCAACGTCGACATTGGAGGTGTGGTGAACGCCCTTCAAAATGTAGGTGGAACAGTCAGATGGCCCCGGAAGAACGACAGACCGGACTCCATGAAGGACATGAGCAAATGGTGCGACTTCCACCGCGACAACGGACACACAACCGAGGAGTGCATCTCCCTCCGAAAGGAAGTCGCATACCTCCTGAAACGGGGGCATCTAAAGGAACTGTTGAGCGACAAGGGAAAAGAAACATTTTCCAAAGAGCAAACCACCCTGCCCGGCCCAGCGACAAGCAGCGAGCGACCAGACCCACCACCGTTCAATAAAGTGGTAAATGTTATCTCCGGTGGTTCAGATATTTGTGGACTAACCtcttctgcagctaaaaaaATTAACAGGGGAGAATCTGAGACCGTAGAAGAGGGACAAACCGAAGACGAGGTCGCACTACACAGGTCCCTGACCGCAATGGCTATTACTTTCGACGATTCAGATTCTGTAGATACACAGCGGGAGCACCACGACGGGTTGGTAATATCGCTCCCAATAGGAAACGCATTGATCAAAAGGATACTGGTCGACAACGGAAGCTCAGCCAACGTACTGTTCTTGGaagcactacaagaaatgggATTAGAAGAGAAAAACATAGTAAGGAGATCAACAGTCCTGGTAGGGTTCAGTGGAGAAGCACTACGGACGGTAGGAGAGATATCGCTGCCTACATACGCAGAAGGCGTCAACATGATGACCAAGTTCAACGTCGTCGATTGTCCATCAGCGTACAACGTCATCCTAGGACgaccatggatccacaaaatgaagGCAGTGCCATCAACATATCAccaatcaatcaaatttccaacCAAGTGGGGggtcatggaaatcaaagggCAGCAAAGGGATGCGAAGAAATGTTACGAGACAGCACTGAAACCATCCAAGTCACccatctag
- the LOC110782064 gene encoding uncharacterized protein, with protein MGRSKSVVARGKGESGSTRVKSLNPIYSTVVDPAAFVELAGLPPSAEVKIPGSDEEAFDCPEGYVVMYEYPFTIGFKFPFTPLVRSFIEVFHLSPGQLMPQIWRVFTVVHGVTANWRTPFDLSDLMYSYDLALQKCCRYTLVTKKGKTNLGVGLGVNDRGWQSRFVFVGKDSLGDKGRFLVEGWTMEVVKGSSLTELNADSEDKYRKFLGYSVEDRSFSRDGEFLDEQEVDRSGDVAEEEEIGEGSGQLTRRRKRLDLLEEVVANSSSAEGEVGDMADNSEHTLSSRPVSRMSQSEIQERARKRLRSSSTSGGRGMTVVPRFSAIGSSAETPVVIGAEGFHPIASSSPPQPFKASSAAVDVSKVSTSSAKKRPVETDPVEDTVITLPPSFLGDEEASVIWPFADRLILPTTYRRYHEVDPLPVASDAAELSLRASQAALAVRRQCSLLCDEVTNARQLTATAKKAAASWEAKWKAAEKKVVDLAAVIKAKGDQLKGKDKQLADVAKDLEKVKEELTSTTEELDGLRSLYDALQEEAKDVEALAIWRTRAQMMYSCLIGETSLWPCQKEVDDYLANGGTMADLSVPVVDSEELAKTADTASTEATEVDAALLVVSAPVPDQEGEVLAVGCEEEALAVVSQDETVDVASVEVPVVPPEQEPEQEVVVSTQEEGMY; from the exons aTGGGTAGATCTAAGTCGGTTGTAGCGAGAGGAAAGGGGGAGTCGGGTTCCACTCGGGTTAAGTCCCTTAACCCGATATATTCTACTGTGGTGGATCCGGCGGCTTTTGTTGAACTTGCTGGTTTGCCGCCGTCGGCGGAAGTGAAGATTCCCGGCTCGGATGAGGAAGCCTTTGACTGTCCAGAGGGGTATGTGGTTATGTATGAGTATCCGTTCACAATTGGCTTCAAATTTCCTTTCACTCCTCTAGTTAGGTCCTTTATCGAGGTTTTCCATTTGAGTCCGGGTCAGTTGATGCCCCAGATATGGCGGGTTTTCACGGTGGTGCATGGAGTTACTGCGAACTGGCGTACGCCGTTTGACCTGTCTGATTTGATGTACTCTTACGACCTAGCACTGCAGAAGTGTTGTAGGTATACCTTGGTTACGAAGAAGGGGAAGACGAACTTAGGTGTTGGTTTAGGTGTGAACGACAGGGGTTGGCAGAGTCGTTTTGTCTTTGTAGGCAAAGATTCTCTGGGAGATAAAGGGCGGTTTCTGGTCGAGGGATGGACGATGGAAG ttgtcaaggggtcgtcgttgactgagttgaacgctGATTCTGAGGATAAGTATCGGAAGTTCTTGGGTTATTCTGTCGAGGATAGGTCTTTCAGTCGCGACGGAGAGTTTTTAGACGAGCAGGAGGTGGACCGGTCAGGCGACGTCGCCGAGGAGGAGGAGATAGGCGAGGGATCAGGTCAACTGACTCGTCGTCGGAAAAGGTTGGATTTGCTTGAGGAGGTAGTGGCAAACTCGTCGTCCGCCGAAGGTGAAGTAGGTGATATGGCTGACAACTCAG AGCATACTCTTTCGTCTCGGCCTGTGTCGAGGATGTCTCAGAGCGAGATTCAGGAGCGTGCAAGGAAGCGACTTAGGTCGTCCTCGACTTCTGGTGGACGGGGTATGACGGTTGTACCTCGGTTTTCTGCGATAGGTTCATCGGCCGAGACGCCTGTCGTCATAGGAGCCGAAGGCTTTCATCCGATTGCTTCGTCGTCGCCTCCACAGCCGTTCAAGGCGTCGTCCGCTGCTGTCGACGTTAGTAAAGTGTCTACTTCGTCGGCCAAGAAGCGACCTGTCGAGACGGATCCTGTCGAGGATACGGTTATCACTTTGCCCCCAAGCTTCTTGGGTGATGAAGAGGCGTCGGTTATATGGCCTTTCGCTGATCGCTTGATCTTGCCTACGACGTATCGACGATACCACGAGGTGGATCCTCTTCCTGTCGCGTCGGACGCCGCTGAGCTTAGTCTGCGG GCGTCGCAGGCTGCCTTGGCTGTACGTAGGCAGTGTTCGTTGCTGTGCGACGAGGTGACGAATGCAAGGCAGCTGACGGCGACGGCGAAGAAGGCGGCCGCATCGTGGGAAGCGAAGTGGAAAGCTGCTGAGAAGAAGGTTGTGGATCTTGCTGCGGTGATTAAGGCCAAGGGTGATCAATTGAAGGGTAAGGATAAGCAGTTAGCCGACGTGGCTAAAGATCTGGAGAAAGTGAAGGAGGAGTTGACCTCGACGACAGAGGAATTGGATGGATTGAGGAGCTTGTACGACGCCCTGCAGGAGGAGGCGAAGGACGTCGAGGCTCTTGCTATATGGAGGACGCGGGCGCAGATGATGTATTCCTGCCTGATTGGGGAGACTAGCCTTTGGCCGTGTCAAAAGGAGGTGGATGACTATCTGGCTAATGGCGGTACCATGGCTGACCTGTCGGTGCCCGTGGTGGATTCGGAGGAGTTGGCGAAGACGGCTGACACTGCTAGTACTGAGGCGACGGAGGTGGATGCGGCTTTGTTGGTGGTGAGTGCGCCTGTTCCGGACCAAGAGGGGGAGGTTTTAGCTGTTGGGTGCGAAGAGGAGGCCCTTGCCGTCGTTTCTCAAGACGAGACGGTGGACGTGGCGTCGGTGGAGGTGCCAGTCGTGCCCCCAGAGCAAGAGCCGGAGCAGGAAGTCGTGGTCTCTACTCAGGAAGAAGGGATGTATTAG